In the genome of Agromyces sp. Leaf222, one region contains:
- a CDS encoding PadR family transcriptional regulator yields MRIGKDLVAAAATPVVLGILAEGESYGYAILQRITALSGGELEWSDGMLYPLLHRLERLGHVHAEWRQSDTGRPRKHYRLTEQGAGVLTEQRRQWSVVGEVLSKVWPDDGGPRMRLAFGEV; encoded by the coding sequence GTCGCGGCGGCCGCGACCCCGGTCGTGCTCGGCATCCTGGCCGAGGGCGAGTCGTACGGCTACGCGATCCTCCAACGCATCACCGCGCTCTCGGGCGGCGAGCTCGAATGGAGCGACGGCATGCTCTACCCCCTGCTGCACCGCCTCGAGCGGCTCGGCCATGTGCACGCCGAGTGGCGCCAGTCCGACACCGGCCGCCCCCGCAAGCACTACCGTCTGACCGAGCAGGGCGCCGGCGTGCTCACCGAGCAGCGCCGTCAGTGGTCGGTCGTCGGCGAGGTGCTGAGCAAGGTCTGGCCCGACGACGGCGGCCCGCGCATGCGCCTGGCCTTCGGGGAGGTCTGA